Proteins from one Ricinus communis isolate WT05 ecotype wild-type chromosome 9, ASM1957865v1, whole genome shotgun sequence genomic window:
- the LOC125371170 gene encoding aspartic proteinase nepenthesin-2-like, giving the protein MRRYLQLPLIFNSTASRTYRDLPCQHRFCTNNQNVFQCRDDKCVYRIAYAGGSATAGVAAQDILQSTENDRILFYFGCSRDNQNFSTFESSGKGGGIIGLNMSPVSLLQQMNHITKNRFSYCLNLFDLSSPSHATSLLRFGNDIHQSRRKYLSTPFVSPRGMPNYFQNLIDVSVAGNRMQIPPGTFALKPDGTGGTIIDSGTAVTYVSQTAYFPVITVGIGRGSQRHPQCHTIKTTNQLCNPINPNCHTIKLTKETSN; this is encoded by the coding sequence ATGCGTAGATATCTTCAATTACCTCTGATCTTTAACTCAACTGCTTCGCGTACTTACAGAGATCTTCCTTGCCAGCATCGGTTCTGCACGAACAACCAGAATGTCTTCCAATGCAGAGATGACAAATGTGTTTATAGGATTGCATATGCAGGTGGTTCTGCAACCGCAGGTGTTGCTGCACAGGATATATTACAATCTACAGAAAATGACCGCattctgttttattttggTTGCTCGAGAGACAATCAGAACTTTTCAACATTTGAAAGTTCAGGCAAGGGTGGTGGAATCATTGGGTTGAACATGTCCCCCGTTTCTCTCTTGCAACAAATGAATCACATAACAAAAAACCGTTTCTCTTACTGCTTAAATCTATTTGACTTAAGTTCACCATCACATGCTACTAGCCTTCTCAGGTTTGGCAATGACATTCACCAATCGCGAAGAAAATATCTTTCAACTCCATTTGTATCTCCACGAGGCATGCCTAATTACTTTCAGAACTTAATTGATGTAAGTGTTGCTGGGAATCGCATGCAGATTCCACCAGGGACCTTTGCGCTGAAACCTGATGGAACTGGAGGTACCATTATTGATTCAGGAACGGCAGTCACTTACGTTAGTCAGACTGCTTATTTTCCTGTAATCACTGTAGGGATCGGAAGGGGGTCACAACGACACCCACAATGTCACACAATCAAGACAACCAACCAATTATGCAATCCAATCAATCCAAATTGTCACACAAtcaaattaacaaaagaaaccAGCAACTAA